A DNA window from Kitasatospora atroaurantiaca contains the following coding sequences:
- a CDS encoding metallopeptidase family protein, which produces MTRDEFETLVADALDQIPPQLAAMMDNVAIFVEDEPDPSDPELLGLYEGTPLTERGEWYAGVLPDRIIIYMGPTLRLCDSQEQIVEEVRTTVIHEVAHHFGFDDHELHELGWS; this is translated from the coding sequence ATGACCCGGGACGAGTTCGAGACGCTGGTCGCCGATGCCCTCGACCAGATCCCCCCGCAGCTCGCGGCCATGATGGACAACGTCGCGATCTTCGTCGAGGACGAGCCGGACCCGTCCGACCCGGAGCTGCTGGGCCTGTACGAGGGCACACCGCTCACCGAGCGCGGCGAGTGGTACGCCGGCGTGCTGCCCGACCGGATCATCATCTACATGGGGCCGACCCTGCGGCTGTGCGACAGCCAGGAGCAGATCGTCGAGGAGGTCCGGACCACGGTGATCCACGAGGTGGCCCACCACTTCGGCTTCGACGACCACGAGCTGCACGAGCTCGGCTGGTCCTGA
- the crcB gene encoding fluoride efflux transporter CrcB encodes MRSERTEQAGRAAAPGRASIGRGQGPAVAVVALGGVLGASARYGAGLLWPTGPTAFPWTTLVVNVVGCAVIGVFLVVITEAVAPHPLLRPFFGTGVLGGFTTFSTYAVDVRRLVDHGYAARGLGYLAATLLAALTAVWAAAALTRRVLLALRARHVRRTGHGDRRTA; translated from the coding sequence GTGCGATCGGAACGGACAGAGCAGGCCGGGCGGGCGGCAGCGCCGGGGCGGGCGAGCATCGGACGCGGTCAGGGCCCGGCGGTGGCCGTGGTCGCGCTCGGCGGTGTGCTCGGGGCCTCGGCCCGGTACGGAGCGGGGCTGCTCTGGCCCACCGGGCCGACCGCCTTCCCGTGGACCACGCTGGTGGTGAACGTGGTGGGCTGCGCGGTGATCGGCGTCTTCCTGGTGGTGATCACCGAGGCCGTTGCGCCGCACCCGCTGCTGCGGCCGTTCTTCGGCACGGGCGTACTGGGCGGGTTCACCACCTTCTCCACGTACGCGGTGGACGTGCGGCGGCTGGTCGACCACGGCTACGCCGCGCGCGGCCTGGGGTACCTGGCCGCGACCCTGCTGGCCGCGCTGACGGCGGTCTGGGCGGCGGCGGCGCTGACCCGGCGCGTACTGCTGGCCCTACGAGCCCGGCACGTCCGGCGCACCGGGCACGGCGATCGGAGGACGGCATGA
- a CDS encoding DUF190 domain-containing protein: MTRPTGSALRLTVFVGENDTWHHRPLYSEIVHRAHAAGLAGASVFRGIEGFGGSSLVHTARLLSLSEDLPVAVVIVDTAERVRAFLPQLDELLGADGEGGKGGEGLAILDECEVVLPRPPAPGPRPPADGGPRADRDR; this comes from the coding sequence ATGACCAGGCCGACGGGCAGCGCGCTGCGGCTGACGGTCTTCGTCGGGGAGAACGACACCTGGCACCACCGGCCGCTCTACAGCGAGATCGTGCACCGCGCCCACGCCGCGGGCCTGGCCGGGGCCAGCGTCTTCCGGGGGATCGAGGGCTTCGGCGGCTCCTCGCTGGTCCACACCGCGCGGCTGCTCTCGCTCAGCGAGGACCTGCCGGTGGCCGTGGTGATCGTGGACACCGCCGAGCGTGTCCGGGCCTTCCTGCCGCAGCTGGACGAGCTGCTGGGAGCGGACGGCGAGGGCGGCAAGGGCGGCGAGGGGCTGGCGATCCTCGACGAGTGCGAGGTCGTCCTCCCCCGGCCCCCGGCCCCCGGCCCCCGGCCCCCGGCCGACGGCGGTCCCCGCGCGGACCGGGACCGGTGA
- the crcB gene encoding fluoride efflux transporter CrcB has translation MNWLLVMAGAAVGAPLRYLTDRAVQARHDTVFPWGTFTVNAAGCLVLGLVTGAVTAGAASSQVQLLLGTGLCGALTTYSTFSYETLRLAEGGARFLAAANVLGSVLAGLGAVWAGTALAQALWG, from the coding sequence GTGAACTGGCTGCTTGTCATGGCCGGGGCCGCAGTCGGCGCCCCGCTGCGGTATCTGACGGACCGTGCGGTGCAGGCCCGGCACGACACGGTCTTCCCGTGGGGCACCTTCACGGTGAATGCGGCCGGCTGTCTGGTGCTCGGTCTGGTGACCGGAGCGGTGACGGCCGGGGCGGCCTCCTCGCAGGTCCAGCTGCTGCTCGGCACCGGTCTCTGCGGGGCGCTGACCACGTACTCGACCTTCTCGTACGAGACGCTGCGGCTGGCCGAGGGCGGTGCCCGCTTCCTGGCCGCCGCGAACGTGCTGGGGAGCGTGCTGGCCGGCCTCGGCGCCGTCTGGGCGGGGACGGCGCTGGCGCAGGCCCTGTGGGGGTGA